CGGCAATCAGCGCCGCGACCACTGCCGTCAGCAGCAATACCGGCGCCGAATATTCGCCGCGGTGCATCAGCGCGCCGGTAATCACCAGTGTCGGATAAGCTGGCACCGGCGCACCCAGCTGTTCCGCAAGCACATTAAAAAATACGATGACCAATCCATATTGTTCAATCAAATGAAACAGATAGGTCATCGCTTTCGTCGCCTCATATTCATGTCAGAAATTGCCAAATAGGCAATATTGAAATGCGGTATCGCATGCCCACAACATTATAAAGTTGATGGCACTATCCTTTCGCTCTTTTCTGCAAGATATTCCCCAATGCAGAGCCAGGCCAGGATCGCCGACGGCAACAACAACCCTAGGAACATTAGCTCCCGATAAGCAAAGGCTCCGGCAACTGCGCCGGCGCCAAACGCTACGACGGGCCAGAAAAATTTGATGCAGCGCTTGCGAACGTCATCGTCGGCAACGCCGCGCAACACATCGACAAAATCGATCACCAATTGGGTGACGTTGCCGGTCATGACCGTGGTCGGCGTCAAATGCTGCATGGTCAATCGGCTGTTGGCATTCTGCACGCCCATGCTGGCCGCGCCGAACATACCGGCCAGCAAAGCCAGCGGCGCGTCCGTATCGTTGACCGGTTCAATCATGTAGCCGAAGCCCATGAAACCCAGTAGAAGCACCAGTTGCAATAGCAAGAGATAAGGCAGCGGTGACTTGCCGGCCCGCTCAAGCCAGACCACTGCCATCCGCGTCAGCGCCACGGCGAATATGAAGGCCGGGAATGCCATGAACTTGATCAGCACGCCATGCGACGGATTAGCCAGCTCGCGACCAATCAACACGAAGTTGCCGGTGACGTGCGCTGTGAACAAACCGAAGAGTGCGATAAAACCCACGGTGTCGACATATCCGGCGAGAAAACTCAGTGCGATCGTCTGGTGCGTCCTGCGATTGATTGACTGCATCATCCTCTCCCGTTAAACATGACCGGCCACCACATAGCCCAGGCTCATCGCCACCACCAGCAAAGCGCCGATCGGCGTCGGCGGCGTAGGCGACGGCAGGTCGTACCAGCGGCACAGCGCGCCGACCAGCAGGCCCAGCACCATGCCCAGCAATAAAGCTATCATGACTGCCTCCCGGCTGCACGCGCGCCGCCAGGTACCGGCCTACCAGCCAGTAGCCGCTGCTCATCATGAATACCAGCACGGCTCCGCTCATCACCGGCGGCGACGGCACCGGAATCTGCGCCAGGCGGCACGCAGCGCCAACTACGAACGACAGCAGCAAACCCAATACTATCTTTGTATAACGCATGATCATCCTCAATCGCCAATCCGGCAGGTCGTTGAATTAAAAAGCGAAGCAGCTGCAACCGAGCGTTCCCCAGAATCCCGAATGATCGGACACCGGCACGCTCGACTTGCGCGCCACATCGTGCGCGTGGGCATGCACGCCGCAAGCGCCGGCACATTGGTGCGGCAACGCGGAGGCCTGACGCTGTTGCGGCAGTTGCCGGTAATGCCCGGGGACTGCTTTCACCGGCGACCAATCCGGCAACACAGGGATCGGTGGCGGCGCCAGCGGACCGAATTCGGCAGCACCGTAGACGATCTTGCCACCCACCACTGTCAGCACCGACTCCAGTCCCTTGATGCTGTCTT
This DNA window, taken from Collimonas arenae, encodes the following:
- a CDS encoding YoaK family protein, which encodes MQSINRRTHQTIALSFLAGYVDTVGFIALFGLFTAHVTGNFVLIGRELANPSHGVLIKFMAFPAFIFAVALTRMAVVWLERAGKSPLPYLLLLQLVLLLGFMGFGYMIEPVNDTDAPLALLAGMFGAASMGVQNANSRLTMQHLTPTTVMTGNVTQLVIDFVDVLRGVADDDVRKRCIKFFWPVVAFGAGAVAGAFAYRELMFLGLLLPSAILAWLCIGEYLAEKSERIVPSTL
- a CDS encoding XapX domain-containing protein, with the translated sequence MIALLLGMVLGLLVGALCRWYDLPSPTPPTPIGALLVVAMSLGYVVAGHV